Proteins from a single region of Strix aluco isolate bStrAlu1 chromosome 18, bStrAlu1.hap1, whole genome shotgun sequence:
- the SLC2A11 gene encoding solute carrier family 2, facilitated glucose transporter member 11, whose product MNKLQRLLQSKILILTICAAGIGGTFQYGYNISIINAPTSYIQMFMNETWLERTGVPLESNMILLLWSFTVSAYPLGGLTGAVVAGPMAIMLGRKMSLLLNNVFVIIAAVLSGFSRMAKSFEMIMLSRFFTGVNAGVSMNIQPMYLAESAPKKLRGVVTLTSASFTALGLVLGQIVGLRELLGGEESWPFLLASNVVPALIQLTALPWFPESPRYLLIDRGDEESCISALQKLRGNSDLSAELEEMLAEQAAVKGQRAKNPWELFQTPALRWQLMSIVVLSSAMQLCGNDSMYFYAAYVFQEAGIPQDKIPYVVIGTGSCELITSVTCNMIIDYAGRRPLLLGGYIFMAGWAIVFMVALSQQTQISWMPYLSMACIFAYILSFGIGPAGVTGVLPTEVFDQMSRPAAYMICGSLLWFNLFLVGTAFPFIVKSLAHFCYVPFLVVCICTALYVGFFLPETKGKSFLEISEEFKKRNFKAQTQAVFYKGPEEIKSTML is encoded by the exons CTTCAGAGCAAGATCCTGATCCTGACAATATGCGCTGCTGGGATTGGAGGCACTTTCCAATACGGTTACAACATCTCTATCATCAATGCTCCAACTTCA TACATCCAGATGTTCATGAACGAAACCTGGCTGGAGCGCACAGGCGTGCCCCTCGAGAGCAACATGATCCTGCTGCTGTGGTCTTTCACTGTCTCTGCGTACCCTCTGGGAGGACTCACTGGGGCTGTTGTTGCTGGTCCCATGGCCATCATGCTGGGAAG GAAGATGTCCCTGCTGCTGAACAATGTCTTTGTGATCATAGCCGCAGTCTTGTCAGGATTCAGCCGAATGGCAAAATCTTTTGAAATGATTATGCTCAGCAGATTTTTTACTGGTGTGAATGCAG GTGTAAGCATGAACATTCAGCCCATGTATCTGGCAGAAAGTGCCCCAAAGAAGCTCAGAGGAGTTGTGACCTTGACCTCTGCATCATTTACAGCCCTGGGGTTGGTGCTGGGGCAGATTGTTGGACTCAG GGAGCTACTAGGAGGGGAGGAGAGCTGGCCATTCCTTTTAGCTAGCAATGTGGTGCCTGCCCTCATCCAGCTCACAGCTCTGCCTTGGTTCCCTGAAAGTCCCAGATACCTCTTGATTGACCGTGGAGATGAAGAATCCTGCATCTCTG CCCTGCAGAAGCTCAGAGGCAACAGTGACCTGAGTGCAGAACTGGAAGAGATGCTGGCTGAACAGGCGGCTGTTAAAGGTCAGAGAGCAAAGAACCCTTGGGAGCTCTTCCAAACTCCAGCTTTGAGGTGGCAGCTGATGAGTATCGTTGTGCTGAGCAGCGCCATGCAGCTCTGTGGGAATGACTCG aTGTATTTTTATGCAGCTTATGTGTTCCAAGAGGCTGGAATTCCTCAGGATAAAATCCCGTATGTTGTAATCGGCACGGGGAGCTGTGAACTCATCACATCTGTCACTTGT AACATGATTATAGACTACGCTGGTCGGAGGCCACTGCTCCTGGGGGGATATATCTTCATGGCAGGATGGGCCATTGTCTTCATGGTCGCTCTGAGCCAGCAG ACTCAGATTAGCTGGATGCCTTATCTCAGCATGGCCTGCATTTTCGCCTATATCCTGAGCTTTGGAATCGGACCAG ctggTGTAACAGGAGTTCTGCCCACAGAGGTTTTTGATCAAATGTCCCGGCCAGCTGCTTACATGATCTGTGGCTCTCTGCTCTGGTTCAACCTATTTCTGGTCGGAACAGCCTTTCCATTCATTGTG aaaaGTCTAGCACATTTCTGCTACGTCCCATTCCTTGTGGTCTGCATCTGCACTGCACTCTACGTTGGGTTTTTCCTTCCTGAGACAAAGGGAAAGTCCTTCCTGGAAATTTCAGAGGAGTTCAAGAAACGGAACTTCAAAGCTCAGACCCAAGCGGTTTTTTATAAAGGCCCTGAAGAGATCAAATCCACCATGTTGtag
- the LOC141931588 gene encoding solute carrier family 2, facilitated glucose transporter member 11-like isoform X2, translating to MSYNLFLLAFVLGIGGAFQYGLQVSIINSPAEYIKSFIRETWPKRYSSSPSEDMITLMWSFVVSIYSIGGLLGSLSAGYLSVRFGRKRAMLSANIPALLSAALMGLSRLCGSFEMIIAGRLFSGVCGGLALNIHLMYAGECAPRNLRGLISITASTATAVGKFAGFALGLREVLGVDALWPVLMAANALPALVQLLTLPFFPDSPRYLLIDKKDKEGCIKAVKQLWGDGDHMAEIDDMMAEQEAIRGEKAKSVCDLFRDKAVRWQLITLFLVSSCMQLIGANVGFLIERAGRKTLLWKSYTVMALALGLLTVTLSLQDSFPWVPYCSVALIFIFIMGFGIGPAGVLCPLPTEIFIQSYRPAAYVFNGATNWIQLFVLGLLFPFIVEGLGSFCFIIFLTYCLSMAIFVFLVVPETKGKTMLQVMEEFNRLNYRGKKRQTALQQNNCSVMIVTRL from the exons ATGAGCTACAATCTCTTCCTCCTGGCTTTTGTCCTGGGTATTGGTGGAGCTTTCCAGTATGGGTTGCAGGTCTCCATTATCAATTCTCCTGCTGAG tacatCAAGAGTTTCATCCGTGAGACATGGCCGAAGAGATACAGCTCTTCTCCCAGTGAAGATATGATTACTTTGATGTGGTCCTTTGTTGTGTCCATTTACAGTATTGGTGGGCTTCTGGGGTCCTTGTCTGCCGGATATTTGTCTGTTAGATTTGGAAG GAAGAGGGCCATGCTGTCTGCCAATATCCCTGCTCTGCTGAGCGCAGCTCTGATGGGACTCAGCCGGCTGTGTGGATCCTTTGAGATGATCATCGCTGGAAGATTATTTTCTGGAGTTTGTGGAG GTTTAGCTCTGAATATCCATCTCATGTATGCTGGAGAATGTGCTCCACGGAACCTCCGTGGGCTGATTTCCATAACAGCTTCTACTGCCACTGCCGTTGGAAAGTTTGCAGGATTTGCTCTGGGTCTCAG agaagttCTCGGAGTAGATGCTCTCTGGCCTGTTCTCATGGCAGCCAATGCACTTCCTGCCCTCGTTCAGCTTCTcaccctccccttcttcccagactctcCCCGCTACCTGCTAATTGATAAAAAGGACAAGGAGGGGTGCATCAAAG ctGTGAAGCAGCTCTGGGGGGATGGTGACCATATGGCCGAAATAGATGACATGATGGCAGAGCAAGAAGCCATCCGCGGGGAGAAGGCTAAGAGCGTTTGTGACCTTTTCCGTGACAAAGCTGTCCGCTGGCAGCTCATCACTCTCTTCCTTGTCTCCTCATGCATGCAGTTAATTGGCGCCAATGTG GGTTTCCTAATTGAGCGTGCAGGGAGGAAGACACTGCTGTGGAAAAGCTACACTGTCATGGCCTTGGCTTTAGGGCTTCTCACAGTCACGCTTTCACTACAG GATTCCTTTCCCTGGGTACCATACTGCTCTGTTGCACtcatctttattttcattatggGCTTTGGCATTGGGCCAG ctggagtATTATGCCCCTTgcccacagaaatatttattcagtcATACAGACCAGCTGCTTATGTTTTTAATGGTGCTACAAACTGGATCCAACTCTTCGTGCTTGGACTTTTGTTCCCTTTCATTGTG GAAGGTCTTGGTAGTTTCTGTTTCATCATTTTCCTGACATACTGTCTATCCATGGCGATCTTTGTCTTCCTGGTGGTGCCGGAGACCAAAGGAAAGACCATGCTGCAGGTCATGGAGGAGTTCAACCGCCTGAACTACCGTGGAAAGAAGAGACAGACAGCCCTACAGCAGAATAACTGCTCAGTGATGATTGTTACTAGACTTTAA
- the LOC141931588 gene encoding solute carrier family 2, facilitated glucose transporter member 11-like isoform X1, whose translation MSYNLFLLAFVLGIGGAFQYGLQVSIINSPAEYIKSFIRETWPKRYSSSPSEDMITLMWSFVVSIYSIGGLLGSLSAGYLSVRFGRKRAMLSANIPALLSAALMGLSRLCGSFEMIIAGRLFSGVCGGLALNIHLMYAGECAPRNLRGLISITASTATAVGKFAGFALGLREVLGVDALWPVLMAANALPALVQLLTLPFFPDSPRYLLIDKKDKEGCIKAVKQLWGDGDHMAEIDDMMAEQEAIRGEKAKSVCDLFRDKAVRWQLITLFLVSSCMQLIGANVVYFYAYNVFIKAGIPPAQTHYVSLGVGITEILTTVVCGFLIERAGRKTLLWKSYTVMALALGLLTVTLSLQDSFPWVPYCSVALIFIFIMGFGIGPAGVLCPLPTEIFIQSYRPAAYVFNGATNWIQLFVLGLLFPFIVEGLGSFCFIIFLTYCLSMAIFVFLVVPETKGKTMLQVMEEFNRLNYRGKKRQTALQQNNCSVMIVTRL comes from the exons ATGAGCTACAATCTCTTCCTCCTGGCTTTTGTCCTGGGTATTGGTGGAGCTTTCCAGTATGGGTTGCAGGTCTCCATTATCAATTCTCCTGCTGAG tacatCAAGAGTTTCATCCGTGAGACATGGCCGAAGAGATACAGCTCTTCTCCCAGTGAAGATATGATTACTTTGATGTGGTCCTTTGTTGTGTCCATTTACAGTATTGGTGGGCTTCTGGGGTCCTTGTCTGCCGGATATTTGTCTGTTAGATTTGGAAG GAAGAGGGCCATGCTGTCTGCCAATATCCCTGCTCTGCTGAGCGCAGCTCTGATGGGACTCAGCCGGCTGTGTGGATCCTTTGAGATGATCATCGCTGGAAGATTATTTTCTGGAGTTTGTGGAG GTTTAGCTCTGAATATCCATCTCATGTATGCTGGAGAATGTGCTCCACGGAACCTCCGTGGGCTGATTTCCATAACAGCTTCTACTGCCACTGCCGTTGGAAAGTTTGCAGGATTTGCTCTGGGTCTCAG agaagttCTCGGAGTAGATGCTCTCTGGCCTGTTCTCATGGCAGCCAATGCACTTCCTGCCCTCGTTCAGCTTCTcaccctccccttcttcccagactctcCCCGCTACCTGCTAATTGATAAAAAGGACAAGGAGGGGTGCATCAAAG ctGTGAAGCAGCTCTGGGGGGATGGTGACCATATGGCCGAAATAGATGACATGATGGCAGAGCAAGAAGCCATCCGCGGGGAGAAGGCTAAGAGCGTTTGTGACCTTTTCCGTGACAAAGCTGTCCGCTGGCAGCTCATCACTCTCTTCCTTGTCTCCTCATGCATGCAGTTAATTGGCGCCAATGTG GTTTACTTTTATGCATACAATGTCTTTATAAAGGCTGGAATCCCCCCTGCTCAAACCCACTATGTCTCCCTGGGAGTTGGGATCACTGAGATCCTCACCACAGTTGTGTGT GGTTTCCTAATTGAGCGTGCAGGGAGGAAGACACTGCTGTGGAAAAGCTACACTGTCATGGCCTTGGCTTTAGGGCTTCTCACAGTCACGCTTTCACTACAG GATTCCTTTCCCTGGGTACCATACTGCTCTGTTGCACtcatctttattttcattatggGCTTTGGCATTGGGCCAG ctggagtATTATGCCCCTTgcccacagaaatatttattcagtcATACAGACCAGCTGCTTATGTTTTTAATGGTGCTACAAACTGGATCCAACTCTTCGTGCTTGGACTTTTGTTCCCTTTCATTGTG GAAGGTCTTGGTAGTTTCTGTTTCATCATTTTCCTGACATACTGTCTATCCATGGCGATCTTTGTCTTCCTGGTGGTGCCGGAGACCAAAGGAAAGACCATGCTGCAGGTCATGGAGGAGTTCAACCGCCTGAACTACCGTGGAAAGAAGAGACAGACAGCCCTACAGCAGAATAACTGCTCAGTGATGATTGTTACTAGACTTTAA